In one Acidaminococcales bacterium genomic region, the following are encoded:
- a CDS encoding glycosyltransferase family 2 protein — protein MSGCRDGRLVSIVTPARDSGLYIAETIESVLAQTYPAWEMLIVDDGSADDTADIARKYAAADRRVRLIALPANVGAAAARNIGIRAARGRFVAFLDSDDLWLAEKLRAQVKFMTENSVAFSYTSYRRFGAIVGRLVAAPEKTNYKSLLKGNAIACSTVMIDRGAIEDVYMPEKAAHEDYITWLRLLKEGRVAYGLRKYLAMYRERAGSLSGDKLKSARAAWKVYREAENLPFCAAAYYFCHYAAKGFLKHYWPYCP, from the coding sequence CTTGTTTCCATCGTCACGCCCGCACGCGACAGCGGGCTTTATATAGCGGAAACTATAGAATCCGTGCTGGCGCAGACTTATCCGGCGTGGGAGATGCTGATCGTTGACGACGGGTCCGCCGACGACACGGCGGATATCGCGCGCAAATACGCCGCCGCAGACCGCCGCGTGAGGCTCATCGCCCTGCCCGCGAACGTTGGCGCCGCGGCGGCGAGAAATATTGGCATCCGAGCCGCGCGGGGCCGGTTCGTCGCTTTTTTGGACAGCGACGATCTGTGGCTGGCCGAAAAGTTGCGCGCGCAAGTAAAATTCATGACAGAAAATAGCGTAGCTTTCTCTTATACTTCTTATCGGCGGTTTGGGGCCATTGTGGGGCGCCTGGTCGCCGCGCCGGAGAAAACCAATTACAAAAGCCTGCTCAAGGGCAACGCCATAGCCTGCTCGACGGTAATGATTGACCGCGGCGCCATTGAAGACGTTTATATGCCGGAAAAGGCGGCGCACGAAGATTATATAACCTGGCTCAGGCTATTGAAAGAAGGGCGCGTGGCTTACGGCCTGCGGAAATACTTGGCTATGTACAGGGAGCGCGCGGGTTCCTTGTCCGGCGACAAACTGAAAAGCGCCCGGGCGGCCTGGAAAGTCTACCGAGAGGCGGAAAACCTGCCCTTTTGCGCGGCGGCATACTATTTTTGCCATTACGCGGCCAAAGGGTTCTTAAAACATTATTGGCCTTATTGTCCATGA
- a CDS encoding ribosomal L7Ae/L30e/S12e/Gadd45 family protein, translated as MVSADFKAARKVAGVKQVVRAIEKGMAQKVFVAKDADRRVLKPLLELCGENGLAAETVDSMKELGRLCGIQVGAAAVAFLRDR; from the coding sequence ATGGTTTCGGCTGATTTTAAAGCCGCCCGCAAGGTTGCCGGCGTCAAGCAGGTCGTTAGGGCGATAGAGAAGGGCATGGCGCAAAAGGTGTTTGTAGCCAAAGACGCCGATCGGCGCGTGCTCAAGCCGCTTCTTGAGCTTTGCGGGGAGAATGGCCTTGCGGCGGAAACCGTGGACAGCATGAAAGAATTGGGCAGGCTGTGCGGCATACAGGTAGGCGCGGCCGCCGTGGCTTTTTTGCGCGACCGGTAG
- the rpsL gene encoding 30S ribosomal protein S12 yields the protein MPTINQLVRKGRIAAGKKSAAPALKNCPQKRGVCTRVYTTTPKKPNSALRKVARVRLTNGVEVTAYIPGIGHNLQEHSVVLIRGGRVKDLPGVRYHIIRGALDAAGVAKRNQGRSKYGAKRPAPAKK from the coding sequence ATGCCTACAATTAATCAGTTGGTGCGCAAGGGCAGGATCGCCGCCGGTAAAAAGTCAGCCGCGCCGGCGCTGAAAAATTGCCCGCAAAAACGCGGCGTATGCACGAGGGTATATACCACGACACCCAAAAAGCCCAACTCCGCTTTGCGCAAAGTGGCGCGCGTGCGCCTGACCAACGGCGTTGAAGTTACGGCCTACATACCCGGCATCGGGCACAACCTGCAAGAACACAGCGTAGTGCTCATTCGGGGCGGCAGGGTTAAAGACCTGCCGGGCGTCCGCTACCATATTATCCGCGGCGCCCTTGACGCGGCCGGAGTGGCCAAGCGCAATCAGGGCCGTTCCAAGTACGGCGCCAAACGTCCGGCGCCGGCCAAAAAGTAA
- the rpsG gene encoding 30S ribosomal protein S7 translates to MPRKGPVAKRDVLPDPVYSSKLVTRFINRIMLSGKKGVAESIVYDAFEIIRAKTGKDPLEVFDAALKNAMPILEVKARRVGGANYQVPVEVRADRKLTLGIRWLVNYSRLRGERTMHERVAGELMDAANSTGASVKKREDTHKMAEANKAFAHYRW, encoded by the coding sequence ATGCCGAGAAAAGGCCCTGTTGCCAAGCGCGATGTGCTGCCTGATCCAGTATACAGCTCAAAGCTTGTAACAAGATTTATAAATAGAATAATGCTTAGCGGCAAAAAAGGAGTGGCCGAAAGCATTGTATACGACGCTTTTGAAATAATCCGTGCCAAAACGGGCAAAGATCCGCTGGAAGTATTTGACGCCGCGCTGAAAAACGCCATGCCGATCCTCGAAGTCAAGGCCCGCCGGGTAGGCGGCGCCAATTACCAAGTGCCGGTGGAAGTCCGCGCGGACCGCAAACTGACCTTGGGCATCCGCTGGCTGGTCAACTATTCCCGGCTGCGCGGCGAGCGCACCATGCACGAACGGGTGGCCGGAGAGTTGATGGACGCCGCCAACAGTACGGGCGCGTCCGTCAAGAAACGTGAAGATACCCACAAAATGGCGGAAGCCAACAAGGCGTTCGCGCATTATCGCTGGTGA